GCGGGCCAGCCCATCCTGTGGTGGAGCCCCGACCCGCGCATGGTGCTGCACGTGCAGGAGTTCCGCCTGCACCGCTCGCTGCGCCGCGTGCTGCAGCGCTTTCGCGCCACGCCGGGCTGCGAGGTGCGCATCGACAGCGACTTCCCCGCCGTGATCCGCGCCTGCGCGCAGACGCCGCGCGCCGGCCAGGACGGCACCTGGATCGTGCCGCGCATGGTGGCGGCCTACGAGGCGCTGCACGCCGCGGGCCATGCGCACAGCGTGGAGACCTGGGTGGACGGCCGGCTGGCGGGCGGGCTGTACTGCGTGGCGCTGGGGCGCGCGGTGTTCGGCGAGTCGATGTTCGCGCACGCGACCGACGCCTCCAAGATCGCGCTGGCCGCGCTCGTCTGCCTGTGCCGGCGCGAGGGCGTGGCGCTGATCGACTGCCAGCAGAACACCGGCCACCTGGCATCGCTGGGCGCGCGCGAGATCGGCCGCGCGCAGTTCCTGCGCCACGTGGCCCAGGCCCGGGCAGAGCCCCCCTGCGACTGGCGAT
This region of Alicycliphilus denitrificans K601 genomic DNA includes:
- the aat gene encoding leucyl/phenylalanyl-tRNA--protein transferase, encoding MSSSLPWIQSPDGFPHPSRSWDAASPAPGLLAAGGELDVPYLLAAYRQGIFPWFGAGQPILWWSPDPRMVLHVQEFRLHRSLRRVLQRFRATPGCEVRIDSDFPAVIRACAQTPRAGQDGTWIVPRMVAAYEALHAAGHAHSVETWVDGRLAGGLYCVALGRAVFGESMFAHATDASKIALAALVCLCRREGVALIDCQQNTGHLASLGAREIGRAQFLRHVAQARAEPPCDWRFEPVYWNELLPPTSAA